The following proteins are encoded in a genomic region of Gossypium hirsutum isolate 1008001.06 chromosome D05, Gossypium_hirsutum_v2.1, whole genome shotgun sequence:
- the LOC107906193 gene encoding protein NRT1/ PTR FAMILY 2.7 — translation MSSIELQQPTATGSNKNGDHESQSQMLSPGHKRGGWFTFFFVSATLTGLMIAGWGWLTNLIVYLIEEFNVKSIDATQISNVVNGSINLIPIIGAVLADSFLGSFHVVSISSFFSLLGIIALTLTATLSHLRPQHCGTGSTLCHAPSKLQLAVLYTGIALASIGLGVVRFTLASLGANQFDSPEDQGVFFNWFFFIFYSACVVSSLGIVYVEDSISWGLGFGMCAAFNFLGLVIFFLGNRFYRHDKPQGSPYTSLARVIVAAIRKRNVLVSSESKYYYHEINDGANKAIAATPKRSFRFLNRAALITEGDISSDGSIAKPWNISSVQQVEDLKTLIRILPLWASTVFLATPIVIQTNMTILQALAMDRHLGPNFKIPAGSITVVVLISSAIFIALFDQFLYSTWQSLTGRSLTPLQRIGAGHVFNILSMAISALVESKRLNVAHDNHLQDQQGGAAAVVPMLALWLFPQLIVVGMGEAFHFPGNVSLYYQEFPVSMKSTATSMISVVIGVAFYVSTAVVDLIRNVTGWLPDDINDGRLDNVYWTFVVLGLLNYGYFLLCAKFYKYQNLEQEAEANTQI, via the exons ATGTCATCCATAGAGTTGCAGCAGCCAACTGCTACTGGTAGCAACAAGAATGGTGACCATGAATCACAGTCACAGATGTTAAGTCCTGGCCATAAACGTGGTGGTTGGTTCacctttttctttgtttcag CAACTTTGACAGGATTGATGATAGCTGGTTGGGGATGgctgacgaatttgattgtgtaTCTGATCGAGGAATTCAATGTTAAGAGCATTGACGCTACTCAGATAAGCAATGTAGTCAACGGTTCCATCAACTTGATACCAATTATTGGTGCTGTTTTGGCTGACTCTTTCCTCGGCTCTTTCCATGTCGTTTCAATCTCTTCATTCTTCTCTCTACTG GGAATAATTGCTCTAACCTTAACAGCGACACTTAGTCACTTGAGACCACAACACTGTGGAACTGGTTCAACCTTGTGCCACGCTCCATCGAAACTCCAATTAGCTGTTTTATACACGGGTATTGCTTTGGCATCAATAGGCCTGGGAGTGGTTCGTTTTACTTTAGCATCCTTGGGAGCCAATCAATTTGATAGTCCTGAAGATCAAGGAGTTTTCTTCAACtggtttttctttatattttattctgCCTGTGTCGTAAGTTCTTTAGGCATCGTCTATGTTGAGGATAGTATTAGTTGGGGACTGGGATTTGGCATGTGTGCAGCTTTTAATTTTCTGGGCTTGGTTATTTTCTTCCTGGGAAACCGTTTCTACCGCCATGATAAGCCTCAAGGTAGCCCTTACACGAGTTTGGCTCGTGTGATTGTTGCTGCAATACGAAAGAGGAACGTCTTGGTTTCATCTGAAAGCAAGTATTATTATCATGAGATTAATGATGGAGCTAATAAAGCCATCGCTGCAACACCTAAACGCAGCTTCAG GTTCTTGAACCGTGCAGCACTGATAACTGAAGGAGACATTAGTTCAGATGGATCCATAGCCAAGCCGTGGAATATAAGCTCAGTTCAACAAGTTGAAGACTTGAAAACTCTGATTAGGATTCTCCCATTATGGGCAAGCACAGTATTTTTAGCCACCCCTATTGTAATTCAGACCAACATGACAATTCTTCAAGCTCTAGCAATGGATCGTCACCTCGGCCCAAATTTCAAGATCCCCGCCGGTTCAATCACGGTCGTGGTTTTAATCTCCTCAGCCATCTTTATCGCCCTGTTTGACCAGTTTCTTTACTCCACCTGGCAGTCCCTGACCGGCCGCTCATTAACACCCTTACAAAGAATCGGAGCAGGCCATGTTTTCAACATCCTAAGCATGGCAATCTCCGCCCTGGTGGAGTCAAAGAGGCTAAATGTAGCCCATGATAACCACCTCCAAGACCAGCAGGGCGGCGCCGCCGCCGTGGTGCCAATGCTCGCCTTATGGCTGTTTCCACAACTCATCGTAGTTGGGATGGGTGAAGCTTTCCATTTTCCGGGAAACGTTTCATTGTACTATCAAGAATTCCCTGTCTCAATGAAAAGCACAGCAACTTCCATGATTTCCGTAGTCATCGGCGTCGCTTTCTATGTCAGCACTGCTGTGGTTGATCTGATAAGGAACGTTACCGGATGGTTGCCGGATGATATAAACGATGGAAGACTAGACAATGTTTATTGGACTTTCGTTGTGTTGGGATTGCTTAATTATGGCTACTTTTTACTGTGTGCCAAGTTTTACAAGTATCAAAATCTCGAACAGGAGGCGGAAGCGAACACCCAGATTTGA
- the LOC107902734 gene encoding secreted RxLR effector protein 161-like, translating to MDQVNSSSIPMVATSKLSQNDGCTIENEAEYRSIVGALQYVVITRPDIIFAVNKVCQFMHRPLDQHFRAVKRILKYLQGTVDYGIQFTKIATLDVVGYSDANWGTNVDDRRSTTGFCVFLGGNPIAWGSKKQLVVSRSTAEAEYMEPAHTIAEVVWLESLLSELHVPSLRKPTVWCDSSGAVDVSANLVLHSKFKHVELDLLFVREKIAAGKLAVGHIPAHEQIADVFTKPLSISLFTKFRSCLKLGLKDSV from the coding sequence ATGGATCAAGTAAATAGCTCTTCTATTCCTATGGTTGCCACTTCCAAACTATCTCAGAATGATGGGTGTACGATTGAAAATGAGGCTGAATATCGTAGCATTGTTGGTGCTCTTCAATATGTGGTCATCACCAGGCCGGATATTATATTTGCTGTGAACAAGGTATGTCAATTTATGCATCGCCCCCTTGATCAACATTTTAGAGCAGTCAAACGCATTCTCAAATATCTTCAAGGCACTGTTGATTATGGTATTCAATTCACAAAGATTGCTACGTTGGATGTGGTTGGATACTCCGATGCGAATTGGGGTACGAATGTAGATGATCGAAGGTCTACTACGGGTTTTTGTGTATTTCTTGGAGGTAACCCTATTGCATGGGGGTCAAAGAAGCAGCTAGTTGTCTCCAGGTCCACAGCAGAGGCGGAGTATATGGAGCCGGCTCATACAATTGCGGAAGTTGTTTGGCTCGAGTCACTTTTGTCAGAACTGCATGTTCCATCTTTGCGAAAACCTACAGTGTGGTGTGATAGCTCAGGAGCTGTTGATGTATCTGCAAACCTAGTATTGCACTCCAAATTTAAACACGTAGAGTTGGATCTTCTCTTTGTCCGTGAGAAAATTGCAGCTGGAAAACTTGCTGTGGGTCACATTCCAGCGCATGAGCAGATTGCAGACGTGTTCACTAAGCCACTGTCAATATCCTTGTTTACGAAATTCAGATCATGTCTTAAGCTAGGTCTAAAAGACTCCGTTTAG